The Parashewanella tropica genome window below encodes:
- a CDS encoding efflux RND transporter permease subunit has translation MDKPKGLIAWFVHNPVAANLLMWVLLIGGIFSAFSIKKEMFPTEENNTVTVSVAYPGAAPQEIEDGIVIKIEEAVKNIRGVKKLTSNSGNGVGTVNIEITSGYKPQDVLDKVKLQVDSISTFPANIEKPIITHPTVPNSVIWVAVSGEVSKFELKKIAKEVREDIANLSGITQVKLRDQPNNEIAIEVSENKLREYGLSFNDVAQAVQNSSFDLPGGAIRASDGDILLRTQSQAYSAEEYGNILVATTQDGSRILLSQLADIKDGLQEGLFYTRFNAKPAAIIEISSIDDEDAITIGEHVRNYVAAKQSQLPQAITVNYWGDLTHYLDGRLNMMLSNMWLGAFLVFLLLAFFLDLKLAFWVMLGIPISFLGAIFIMPFEPFSLSINMITLFSFLLVLGIVVDDAIVIGESVYTEVEEKGSNLDNVIAGAKRVAMPATFGVLTTIVAFIPSLYAAQGFVGEIFKSIAWVVILCLVFSLIESKWILPAHLRHLRVKPKAKPKSAVLGLKAKFNQGMQRFIQGYYQPFIKACVSARYTVVAIFVGLLILSKGMVDGGSVRQVFFPNVPSDFIQVHLEMDKGVSEQKTLETTLEIEQALYRVDAKMQQQLGYSILENSQLDVLNRTKGFIFAELTKGEDREIDGAAIARAWREEIPTFTDVKKLTVDGSTQAGATSDVAFRLMATNLDELTAAAKDLKQKLASFEGVYGISDNFSSGSKEIRLQIRPEAQALGLTLADLSRQVRYGFYGFEAQRILRNREEVKVMVRYPAQQRRTLGHLEKMMIRTKDGSMVPFGSVAKIEFGESLASINRTDGHRAITVTANVDKTIAEPSKIVAEVNGQFIPSLTQKYRQLTTSLDGRSQEAADADAAFKKGLVFVALAIFGLMAIPLKSYTQPLLIMAVIPFSVIGAVFGHWLLGVPLSVLSQYGILALFGVVVNDALVMMDYINKSRQQGTSVVETAVNAGCRRFRAIVLTSLTTVVGLIPIMFETSLQAKIVIPMAISLAFGIAFATVVTLVLMPALYVIHEDIRGYCQRLYQWWWQPKTLV, from the coding sequence ATGGATAAACCAAAAGGATTGATTGCTTGGTTTGTCCATAATCCTGTGGCAGCCAATTTGTTGATGTGGGTGTTATTGATTGGCGGCATCTTTAGTGCCTTTTCCATCAAAAAAGAAATGTTTCCAACTGAGGAAAATAATACTGTTACTGTATCCGTTGCCTATCCAGGTGCAGCACCTCAAGAGATTGAGGATGGCATTGTCATAAAAATTGAGGAAGCCGTTAAAAATATTCGAGGAGTAAAAAAGCTTACGTCCAATTCAGGTAATGGAGTTGGTACGGTTAACATTGAAATTACTTCTGGCTATAAACCTCAAGATGTATTGGATAAAGTGAAGTTACAGGTCGATAGCATATCGACCTTTCCAGCGAACATTGAAAAGCCCATCATTACTCATCCAACAGTGCCAAATAGTGTGATTTGGGTAGCGGTATCAGGTGAAGTTTCTAAGTTTGAACTGAAAAAAATCGCCAAAGAGGTACGTGAAGATATTGCTAACCTTTCGGGAATAACTCAGGTAAAACTACGTGATCAACCTAATAATGAAATTGCCATTGAAGTTTCTGAGAATAAGTTGCGTGAATATGGCCTAAGTTTTAACGATGTTGCACAAGCGGTACAAAACTCGTCTTTTGATTTACCCGGTGGTGCGATTCGTGCCAGTGATGGTGATATCTTACTTCGAACCCAAAGCCAAGCTTATAGTGCTGAAGAATACGGCAATATTCTAGTGGCTACGACTCAAGATGGCAGTCGAATTCTCCTATCACAGTTAGCCGATATTAAAGACGGCTTACAAGAGGGACTATTCTACACTCGCTTTAATGCCAAACCTGCGGCCATTATTGAAATTTCCAGCATTGATGATGAAGATGCGATAACCATTGGTGAACACGTTCGAAATTATGTCGCTGCAAAACAGTCGCAATTACCACAAGCTATCACGGTTAACTACTGGGGCGACTTAACCCATTACCTTGATGGCCGTTTAAACATGATGCTGTCGAATATGTGGTTAGGGGCGTTCTTGGTATTCCTTCTGCTTGCTTTCTTTCTCGATTTAAAGCTGGCATTTTGGGTGATGCTAGGGATCCCGATTTCATTCTTAGGCGCAATATTTATCATGCCTTTTGAACCGTTTTCACTTTCTATCAACATGATCACCTTGTTCAGCTTTTTGCTGGTGCTGGGGATTGTGGTGGACGATGCCATCGTCATTGGTGAAAGTGTTTATACCGAGGTCGAAGAAAAAGGGTCAAATCTTGATAATGTGATTGCAGGCGCCAAGCGTGTAGCGATGCCAGCGACCTTTGGCGTCTTGACCACCATTGTTGCCTTTATTCCTTCTTTATATGCGGCGCAAGGATTCGTCGGCGAGATTTTTAAATCCATCGCATGGGTTGTGATCTTGTGTCTGGTGTTTTCTCTCATTGAATCCAAATGGATTTTACCAGCTCACTTACGTCACTTAAGAGTGAAGCCTAAAGCTAAGCCAAAGTCTGCTGTGTTAGGACTAAAAGCTAAGTTCAATCAAGGTATGCAACGCTTTATTCAAGGTTATTACCAACCGTTTATTAAAGCTTGCGTTTCGGCTCGATATACAGTGGTTGCGATATTTGTTGGTTTGTTGATCTTATCAAAAGGTATGGTCGATGGGGGCTCGGTAAGACAAGTGTTCTTCCCGAATGTGCCGTCGGATTTCATTCAAGTGCATCTTGAAATGGATAAAGGTGTTTCTGAGCAAAAAACGCTGGAAACCACGTTAGAAATTGAGCAAGCCTTGTATCGTGTTGATGCCAAAATGCAGCAGCAACTTGGCTATTCGATTTTAGAAAACAGCCAACTCGACGTACTCAATCGAACCAAAGGGTTCATTTTTGCTGAGCTGACTAAGGGGGAAGATAGGGAAATTGATGGTGCGGCAATTGCTCGTGCATGGCGTGAAGAAATCCCGACCTTTACCGATGTTAAAAAGCTGACCGTCGATGGCAGCACTCAAGCCGGAGCAACCTCTGACGTGGCCTTTAGGTTAATGGCGACCAATCTTGATGAACTAACCGCAGCAGCGAAAGATCTAAAACAAAAACTGGCTAGTTTCGAAGGTGTTTATGGGATCAGCGATAACTTTTCTTCAGGCAGTAAAGAAATTCGTTTGCAGATCCGCCCTGAAGCTCAAGCGTTAGGCTTAACTCTGGCCGATTTATCGCGTCAAGTTCGTTATGGCTTTTACGGTTTTGAAGCACAGCGAATTTTGCGTAATCGTGAAGAAGTGAAAGTCATGGTGCGTTACCCTGCACAGCAACGTCGTACTTTAGGTCATCTTGAAAAAATGATGATCCGAACTAAAGATGGCAGCATGGTGCCTTTTGGCTCGGTGGCTAAAATTGAGTTTGGCGAATCTTTGGCTTCTATCAACCGAACTGATGGGCACAGAGCAATTACGGTTACGGCTAATGTGGATAAAACCATCGCCGAGCCGAGTAAAATTGTTGCGGAAGTAAACGGGCAATTTATTCCTAGTTTGACTCAGAAGTATCGTCAGTTAACGACTTCACTCGATGGCCGAAGCCAAGAAGCGGCTGATGCCGATGCTGCCTTTAAGAAAGGGTTAGTCTTTGTCGCATTAGCGATTTTTGGACTAATGGCTATTCCACTTAAATCTTATACTCAGCCATTGTTGATCATGGCTGTTATCCCATTTTCAGTGATCGGTGCAGTGTTTGGTCATTGGCTATTGGGCGTGCCGCTGAGTGTATTAAGTCAATATGGCATTTTGGCGTTATTCGGGGTCGTGGTAAACGATGCCTTAGTGATGATGGACTACATAAACAAGTCTCGACAGCAAGGAACGAGTGTTGTTGAAACGGCTGTTAATGCTGGTTGCCGTCGCTTTAGAGCGATTGTATTGACCTCATTGACTACAGTTGTTGGCTTGATCCCAATTATGTTTGAAACCAGTCTACAGGCCAAAATCGTCATTCCAATGGCGATCTCGTTAGCTTTTGGTATTGCCTTTGCTACGGTTGTAACTTTAGTGTTGATGCCAGCCTTATACGTGATCCATGAAGACATTCGTGGTTATTGCCAACGACTCTATCAATGGTGGTGGCAGCCAAAAACATTGGTGTGA
- a CDS encoding efflux RND transporter periplasmic adaptor subunit, which produces MKENAVWVRRVSPLIIITIFIGLYFLLTQNKAVSEQAPPPPVLPIVEVMSVEPYTQSIVLDSFGVVKPKNQTRLAAEVSGRLVELTDVFASGGMVKKGDVLARIDDVDYQADLLQAEANLAKANAELDAEKARGEVAKVEFKGHSQAPSLGLRIPQLQQELAKVKSAKAVLSRAKRNLERTIIRAPYDAIVKSRAVNLGQYVTKGAEVGEVLDISIAEVRLPVASDDLIHLNSITKPNANVTLKLDLAGKPYHWPAKLVRSEGVVDSQSRMVYLVAEVQKPYQSLAQGMPLQFGSFVNADIQGKEQSNLIRLPRHLVRDEFVALIDTDNKVDIRDLDVVYKDESWVYINGGISQTERVSLTRFDRLADGQGVEVAVPQSSELALGK; this is translated from the coding sequence ATGAAAGAGAATGCAGTGTGGGTGAGACGTGTCTCTCCACTAATAATAATTACAATTTTTATCGGGCTTTATTTTTTATTAACTCAAAACAAAGCGGTATCAGAACAAGCGCCTCCACCTCCAGTATTACCTATTGTTGAGGTGATGTCGGTCGAACCTTATACGCAGTCGATTGTGTTGGATTCGTTTGGGGTTGTTAAACCGAAAAACCAAACCCGTTTGGCAGCCGAAGTCAGTGGTCGTTTAGTCGAACTAACTGATGTATTTGCCAGCGGTGGTATGGTGAAAAAAGGTGATGTACTGGCGCGTATTGATGATGTCGATTACCAAGCTGATTTATTACAAGCCGAAGCAAACTTAGCCAAAGCCAACGCCGAGCTGGATGCAGAGAAGGCCCGAGGGGAAGTCGCAAAAGTAGAGTTTAAAGGCCATAGCCAAGCACCAAGCTTAGGGCTTCGTATCCCTCAGCTGCAACAAGAGTTGGCCAAAGTAAAATCTGCAAAGGCGGTGTTATCTCGTGCTAAACGTAATCTTGAACGTACTATTATTCGCGCGCCTTACGATGCCATTGTTAAAAGCCGAGCGGTGAACTTAGGTCAATACGTCACTAAAGGTGCAGAAGTCGGTGAAGTGTTAGATATCAGTATTGCAGAAGTTCGTCTGCCCGTTGCCAGTGATGATCTTATCCACCTTAACTCCATTACAAAACCCAATGCGAATGTCACTCTTAAATTGGATTTAGCTGGAAAGCCATATCACTGGCCTGCGAAGCTTGTGCGTAGTGAAGGTGTGGTTGATAGCCAAAGCCGTATGGTGTATCTAGTGGCTGAAGTACAAAAGCCTTACCAAAGTTTAGCGCAAGGAATGCCTTTGCAATTTGGTAGCTTCGTCAATGCAGACATTCAAGGCAAGGAGCAATCAAATCTTATCCGTTTACCAAGACACCTTGTGCGCGATGAGTTTGTGGCGTTGATTGATACTGATAACAAGGTTGATATTCGTGATTTAGATGTGGTGTATAAAGATGAATCTTGGGTTTATATCAATGGCGGTATTAGTCAAACCGAACGAGTTTCTTTGACCCGTTTCGATCGCTTGGCTGATGGCCAAGGTGTCGAAGTCGCCGTGCCACAATCCTCTGAATTAGCATTAGGTAAGTAG
- the srmB gene encoding ATP-dependent RNA helicase SrmB — MLFEEFDLDPSLLNSLKNMGHKAATSVQQQTIPMAMEQRDILAMAPTGTGKTAAFLLPALQHLIDFPRRHSGQARVLILTPTRELASQVHRYASHLANELDLDIGIITGGVPYAPQEAALKENLDILVATPGRLLEYLDKGQFSAEMVEVLIIDEADRMLDMGFATVVKSIATEAQGRKQNMLFSATLETGGVRRFADELLIDPIQVNIDDAPRSEKAKIHQWVHLADDKNHKFQLLCALLNSEDVKRTIVFVKTREVVASLEGLLQQAGIRSAFLRGDMEQKQRFQALGKFTKGEVNVLLCTDVAARGIDVEGITHVINFDMPRSADIYVHRIGRTGRAGAKGTAISLVEAHDVRILGKIERYTEQKLKRRVIEGLRPKNKEAKAPAKKKDKVKMKAKAKAKKKKK, encoded by the coding sequence ATGTTATTTGAAGAATTCGATTTAGATCCCAGTTTACTTAACTCATTAAAAAATATGGGACATAAAGCGGCGACCAGCGTCCAACAACAAACCATTCCAATGGCGATGGAGCAACGTGATATTCTGGCAATGGCTCCGACAGGTACAGGTAAAACGGCGGCGTTTTTATTACCTGCTCTGCAGCACCTTATTGATTTTCCTCGTCGTCACTCAGGGCAAGCTCGTGTGCTTATCCTAACTCCAACTCGAGAGCTTGCCAGTCAAGTTCATCGTTATGCATCACATCTAGCTAATGAATTGGATTTAGACATTGGTATTATTACTGGTGGTGTGCCGTATGCTCCACAAGAAGCGGCGTTGAAAGAAAATTTAGATATATTAGTTGCAACCCCAGGTCGTTTACTTGAATACCTAGATAAAGGGCAATTTTCTGCCGAAATGGTAGAAGTGCTGATCATTGATGAAGCTGACCGTATGTTAGATATGGGCTTTGCGACTGTTGTGAAAAGTATTGCTACAGAAGCGCAAGGGCGTAAACAGAATATGTTGTTCTCTGCCACGCTAGAAACGGGTGGTGTACGCCGTTTTGCAGATGAATTACTTATCGACCCTATTCAAGTGAATATTGACGATGCCCCACGTTCAGAAAAAGCCAAGATCCATCAATGGGTGCATTTGGCTGACGACAAAAACCATAAATTCCAATTGTTGTGCGCACTGTTAAATAGCGAAGATGTTAAGCGCACCATCGTCTTTGTTAAAACCCGTGAAGTGGTGGCAAGCCTTGAAGGCTTACTGCAACAGGCTGGTATTCGCAGTGCGTTTTTACGTGGTGATATGGAGCAAAAACAGCGTTTCCAAGCGCTGGGTAAATTTACCAAAGGTGAAGTAAACGTACTCCTTTGTACCGATGTTGCGGCTCGTGGGATTGATGTTGAAGGTATCACCCATGTGATCAACTTTGATATGCCACGTTCGGCAGATATTTATGTGCATCGAATTGGTCGCACAGGTCGGGCAGGTGCTAAAGGCACAGCAATTTCATTAGTCGAAGCACATGATGTGCGTATTCTTGGCAAAATTGAGCGTTACACAGAGCAAAAACTGAAGCGTCGAGTTATCGAAGGCTTACGTCCTAAAAATAAAGAAGCTAAAGCGCCAGCGAAAAAGAAAGATAAAGTGAAGATGAAGGCGAAAGCAAAGGCGAAAAAAAAGAAAAAATAA
- a CDS encoding nuclear transport factor 2 family protein, with protein MSKAHLIELAQEYMKRHSAKDATGIASLFAQQGSIQCWGTSSDEEVHSVSELATMVQLDYDATQSLSLSCGDLEVFHTENSGVVFGNWKAEYQLIGENMTHELMLRTTLYAEKVGEKWQIRHAHWSVAADNQTLAADQPIEIERV; from the coding sequence ATGTCAAAAGCCCATTTAATCGAACTTGCTCAAGAGTACATGAAACGTCATTCCGCTAAAGATGCTACTGGTATAGCTTCCCTGTTTGCTCAACAAGGTTCAATACAGTGCTGGGGGACCAGTTCAGATGAAGAAGTACATTCGGTTTCAGAACTAGCAACGATGGTTCAACTGGACTATGACGCTACTCAATCGCTTTCTCTGTCATGTGGTGACTTAGAGGTTTTTCATACTGAAAACTCAGGTGTGGTTTTTGGCAATTGGAAAGCCGAATATCAACTGATAGGGGAAAATATGACTCATGAGTTGATGCTCAGAACGACACTTTATGCCGAAAAAGTCGGTGAAAAATGGCAGATCAGACATGCTCATTGGTCAGTTGCCGCCGATAATCAAACATTGGCAGCAGACCAACCGATTGAAATAGAACGAGTATAA
- a CDS encoding efflux RND transporter periplasmic adaptor subunit, with protein sequence MNVFTSLAFTAALSLTALTAFADEQPRLVSVVEVQNRPLSPKINVIGSVHSRQSAELTAGVDGRLEWVQEAGSHIKEGEVVARIEKTRLLLAKEKQQAQVQHSKVSFQRLSREFNRLKALRESQHVSEAQIDEAQSQRDLAKANLTLAKVRLKEIVDELNRTDVKAPFSGIITQRFHQKGEDIGRSKAILAMTDPEHLEIRLHAPLKHSKRVKVGDSLKVYHSDGEFTASIRSLIPVSDVRSQTFEIRLNMPLGIADNLSVGELISLALPIAPQTLTTLVPRDAVILRSKGAFVFKINEQDKAVKVKVELGDGDGDWIAVKGDIHKKDRVVIRGAETLQDGQLVNFKIDKKQSS encoded by the coding sequence ATGAACGTTTTTACCTCTTTAGCTTTTACGGCTGCACTTTCTTTAACTGCGTTAACAGCATTTGCTGACGAACAGCCGAGATTAGTTAGTGTTGTTGAAGTTCAAAACCGACCTTTGTCACCCAAAATCAATGTGATTGGTTCTGTACACTCTCGTCAAAGTGCAGAGCTTACTGCGGGTGTTGATGGACGCTTAGAATGGGTGCAGGAAGCGGGAAGCCACATTAAAGAAGGAGAGGTAGTCGCTCGAATTGAAAAGACCCGTTTATTGCTTGCAAAAGAAAAACAACAAGCCCAAGTGCAGCACAGTAAAGTGTCCTTCCAAAGATTAAGCCGAGAGTTTAACAGGTTAAAGGCGTTGAGAGAAAGCCAGCATGTGTCTGAAGCTCAAATTGATGAGGCACAGTCGCAGCGGGATCTTGCTAAAGCAAATCTCACTTTAGCTAAAGTGCGCTTAAAAGAAATTGTTGATGAGCTCAATCGTACCGACGTAAAAGCACCTTTTTCAGGGATTATTACCCAGCGCTTCCACCAAAAAGGGGAAGATATTGGACGCTCAAAAGCCATTTTGGCGATGACAGATCCCGAACATTTAGAGATCCGCTTACATGCCCCGCTCAAGCACAGTAAACGCGTCAAAGTGGGGGATAGTTTAAAGGTTTATCACAGTGATGGTGAGTTTACGGCTTCGATCAGAAGTTTAATTCCTGTCTCTGATGTTCGGTCACAAACCTTTGAAATACGTTTAAATATGCCGCTAGGTATTGCCGATAATTTAAGTGTGGGTGAACTGATTTCATTAGCTTTACCGATTGCACCGCAAACACTGACCACATTGGTACCAAGAGATGCGGTTATTTTGCGCTCAAAAGGCGCCTTTGTATTTAAAATCAATGAGCAAGATAAAGCCGTAAAAGTGAAAGTTGAGCTAGGTGATGGCGACGGAGATTGGATAGCGGTGAAAGGCGATATCCATAAAAAAGACCGAGTGGTTATTAGAGGAGCTGAAACCTTGCAAGATGGGCAATTGGTTAACTTTAAAATCGATAAAAAACAATCAAGTTGA
- a CDS encoding efflux RND transporter permease subunit, whose amino-acid sequence MSLTKVSTENIAGTIVAVLLIAVFGLIAISKLPIRLLPDIQQPQISVMNNWRSAAPQEMESNIIEPQENVLKRVTGVIEVNSHISQGFGMVTLTFEVGTNMQEAMINVINALNQTPPRPLDAMEPFINVGGGGGGAPGMASLLIRTAPDNPNQDFTYYQKLIDDVVEPRLRQINGIANVHLAGRLPKELHINFDPYRAAALGITVEQFRSVLLRASDVSGGTANVGRRQYTVRFIGQYHPESLGKLILSYNNGRPIYLNEVADVEITSSEQQGFTKRNGYPAYYITLEGTFDANTVTVLKGVNKAIDELNNGALKEAGLVMDLSFDASVHIKRAIALVQGNIVIGVVLALVILFAFLRSFPATLMIASTIPVALLIAFISLEALGRTLNVISLAGLAFAVGLVLDAAIIVQENIVRLLQQGRSLKQAVLEGTGQVKGALLASTATTVAIFLPILFMTGVEGQLFSDLALTLSVAVVASFISAITLLPVFSLLWLKYAPISQAQKQVQVWDKLTAFIQRLTRNKTLAASWCVGLILGTSALTAVLMPRPDFLPQAKSDGIFTFFSLPPGANIKVLEKELGSIITERLKPYYDKRQQPYIKGYNLSVYNSFNVLFIYTEDPSRIDEMMQLLQTELLKGLPDTQAFTNRGTLLQFGINGGRAINIDLQGADNEALMETARKGMAHITEALPGAVVRPIPGLSLAQPELQLVPDERRLAQAGIDKTQLANAVRAYTSGLFVGEYFDGNERMDVLLKAPRWQVPEQLAATPIYTNEAGIQTLGELTNIHRAVGPTQLQRVNGRRSVSLLIFPPADMSLDQALEQITVKALPKIKADLPENTSVQFRGSSDKLKQAIEQMSLNFALAVLILFLLMAAMFKSVKDSLLVLLSMPLAVCGGVVSLRLLNLFSFQSLDLLTMIGFIILLGLVVNNAILLVDQTRQGTRHGLDIDSAIAQAVRTRARPVYMSTLTSIFGMLPLMLVPGVGSEIYRGLAAVIVGGMIFSALFTLILMPSLLRLTHGLEFYRVSSVGLTRNEV is encoded by the coding sequence ATGAGTCTTACCAAAGTCAGTACCGAGAATATTGCTGGAACTATTGTTGCTGTACTGCTCATAGCTGTATTTGGTTTAATTGCCATATCCAAACTCCCTATTCGGTTGTTGCCTGATATCCAGCAGCCACAAATTTCAGTCATGAATAACTGGCGCTCAGCAGCTCCTCAAGAGATGGAGTCGAACATTATTGAGCCGCAAGAAAATGTCCTCAAACGAGTGACAGGCGTCATTGAAGTTAATTCACATATCTCCCAAGGCTTCGGCATGGTGACACTCACTTTTGAAGTGGGCACCAATATGCAAGAGGCGATGATCAATGTCATTAATGCGTTAAATCAAACCCCTCCCAGACCATTAGATGCAATGGAGCCGTTCATCAACGTTGGTGGCGGCGGGGGCGGCGCTCCGGGGATGGCGTCTTTGCTGATCCGTACTGCTCCTGATAACCCCAATCAAGATTTCACTTATTATCAGAAACTGATTGATGATGTCGTAGAGCCAAGACTAAGGCAAATTAATGGGATCGCTAATGTTCATTTAGCGGGGCGATTACCCAAAGAGTTACACATTAATTTTGATCCGTATCGCGCTGCGGCATTAGGGATCACCGTCGAACAATTTCGTAGTGTTTTACTGCGCGCCTCTGATGTATCTGGTGGGACAGCAAATGTTGGACGCCGACAATATACGGTTAGATTTATTGGTCAATATCACCCTGAAAGTTTAGGAAAGCTGATTTTAAGTTATAACAATGGCCGCCCTATTTATCTAAATGAAGTGGCTGATGTCGAAATAACCAGCTCAGAACAACAAGGGTTTACTAAGCGTAATGGATACCCAGCGTATTACATTACCCTTGAAGGCACATTTGATGCGAATACTGTAACAGTGCTTAAAGGGGTGAACAAAGCGATTGATGAATTGAATAACGGGGCGTTAAAAGAAGCGGGCTTGGTAATGGATTTATCTTTTGATGCCTCAGTCCACATTAAACGTGCGATTGCTCTGGTTCAAGGGAATATCGTCATTGGCGTGGTGTTAGCACTGGTTATCCTATTCGCGTTTTTAAGAAGTTTTCCAGCCACCTTGATGATTGCCTCAACCATCCCCGTAGCCTTATTAATCGCCTTTATTTCATTGGAAGCCTTAGGCCGAACCTTAAATGTGATTTCGTTAGCAGGTTTGGCATTTGCGGTCGGGTTGGTGCTTGATGCCGCCATTATTGTGCAAGAAAACATTGTGCGCTTACTCCAACAAGGTCGTTCGCTCAAACAAGCGGTATTGGAAGGAACAGGACAAGTCAAAGGTGCACTGCTCGCATCGACAGCAACGACTGTGGCTATATTTTTGCCGATTTTATTTATGACGGGTGTAGAAGGGCAGCTGTTTTCTGACTTAGCCTTAACGCTTTCCGTTGCGGTAGTAGCTTCATTCATTAGCGCTATCACCCTATTACCAGTATTCAGTTTACTTTGGCTCAAGTACGCTCCCATTAGCCAAGCTCAAAAACAGGTTCAGGTTTGGGATAAATTAACCGCTTTTATTCAGCGTCTTACTCGAAATAAAACTTTGGCAGCTTCATGGTGTGTTGGTTTGATTTTGGGAACGAGTGCCCTTACGGCGGTATTAATGCCTCGTCCTGATTTTTTGCCGCAAGCCAAGTCAGACGGGATATTTACTTTCTTCTCTTTACCGCCGGGTGCAAATATCAAAGTGTTAGAGAAAGAACTGGGCTCAATTATTACTGAGCGGTTGAAACCTTATTATGATAAACGGCAACAGCCCTATATTAAGGGTTATAACCTGTCGGTTTATAATTCGTTTAACGTCTTATTTATCTACACAGAGGACCCAAGCCGTATCGATGAAATGATGCAGCTGCTGCAAACAGAATTGTTAAAAGGCTTACCTGACACGCAAGCTTTTACTAACCGAGGAACATTGCTGCAATTTGGTATTAATGGTGGTCGAGCCATTAATATTGATTTGCAAGGGGCAGACAATGAAGCCCTAATGGAAACGGCACGTAAAGGGATGGCACATATTACAGAGGCATTACCCGGCGCCGTTGTTCGCCCAATTCCTGGATTATCATTGGCACAGCCCGAACTGCAATTAGTGCCTGACGAACGTCGCTTGGCACAAGCAGGCATTGATAAAACTCAATTAGCTAATGCTGTTCGAGCATACACCTCAGGGTTATTTGTTGGAGAATATTTTGACGGTAATGAGCGCATGGATGTATTGCTTAAAGCTCCTAGGTGGCAAGTGCCTGAACAGCTTGCCGCTACGCCCATTTATACTAATGAAGCAGGCATTCAAACATTAGGCGAGTTAACAAACATTCACAGAGCAGTAGGACCAACGCAGCTGCAAAGGGTGAATGGTCGACGTAGCGTCAGTCTATTGATTTTTCCGCCTGCTGACATGTCGTTAGATCAAGCTCTAGAGCAAATTACCGTAAAAGCATTGCCGAAAATCAAGGCTGATTTACCTGAGAACACTTCGGTTCAATTTAGAGGCAGCTCAGATAAACTGAAACAAGCCATAGAACAAATGAGCCTTAACTTTGCCCTTGCTGTGCTGATCCTATTCTTACTGATGGCGGCCATGTTTAAGTCGGTGAAAGACAGTTTATTGGTTTTACTGTCGATGCCATTGGCTGTTTGTGGCGGTGTGGTCAGTTTACGTTTATTAAATCTATTCAGTTTTCAGAGCCTAGATCTATTAACCATGATAGGTTTTATTATTCTTCTGGGTTTAGTGGTGAATAATGCCATTTTATTAGTGGATCAAACACGCCAAGGCACTCGTCATGGACTCGATATTGATAGCGCAATTGCACAGGCGGTTCGCACCAGAGCCAGACCTGTGTATATGAGCACCTTAACCTCAATTTTTGGCATGTTACCTCTAATGCTTGTTCCCGGAGTTGGAAGTGAAATTTATCGAGGATTAGCGGCTGTGATTGTTGGGGGAATGATCTTTAGCGCTCTATTTACCTTGATCTTAATGCCGAGTTTATTGCGATTAACGCATGGATTGGAATTTTACCGTGTTTCTTCAGTTGGTTTAACAAGGAATGAAGTATGA
- a CDS encoding tRNA1(Val) (adenine(37)-N6)-methyltransferase has protein sequence MPFTLKQFHIDDSGCGMPVSTDAIVLGAWANLSHSNTVLDIGTGSGVLALMAAQRSNASIVAVEYDQASCEVAKRNVAAGPWPERITVKHICIRDYVACSDKKFEHIICNPPYFLTGPQTTDESRANARHTNTLTFQHLIESMQSLLSQNGCASLILPCEVEVNFLQALSVSQLQVSKRVQVIPVRGKTARRLLLELNFAGGEVLEESLILRERDNTYTEEMVTLTKAFYLNL, from the coding sequence ATGCCATTTACATTAAAACAATTTCATATTGATGATTCAGGCTGTGGAATGCCTGTGAGTACCGATGCCATAGTCCTGGGGGCATGGGCAAACCTTTCACATTCAAACACAGTACTTGATATAGGAACGGGGAGTGGCGTGTTAGCGCTCATGGCAGCCCAACGCTCAAACGCTTCAATTGTGGCGGTGGAATATGATCAAGCCAGCTGTGAGGTGGCAAAGAGAAATGTTGCGGCAGGCCCATGGCCTGAACGGATCACAGTCAAGCACATATGTATTCGAGATTATGTGGCATGTTCAGATAAAAAATTTGAGCATATTATTTGTAATCCCCCTTATTTTCTAACTGGTCCTCAAACTACTGATGAATCAAGAGCTAATGCTCGTCATACCAATACCCTCACTTTTCAGCATTTGATCGAAAGCATGCAAAGCTTGTTAAGCCAAAATGGTTGTGCAAGTTTGATATTACCTTGTGAAGTTGAGGTCAATTTTTTACAGGCATTATCGGTAAGTCAATTACAAGTCAGTAAACGTGTGCAAGTTATTCCTGTAAGAGGAAAGACAGCAAGGCGGTTATTACTTGAGCTTAACTTTGCTGGCGGTGAGGTATTAGAAGAAAGTTTGATTTTAAGAGAGCGTGATAATACTTATACTGAAGAAATGGTTACACTCACCAAGGCTTTCTATTTAAACCTATAA